In Pyrus communis chromosome 1, drPyrComm1.1, whole genome shotgun sequence, the following are encoded in one genomic region:
- the LOC137743492 gene encoding protein EMBRYONIC FLOWER 1 isoform X2 gives MEKGLLIDNNHKRSNPIIASKSVGSFVKIDSISIDLPDANDKSSSHAGNCEHFTICGYVAEVRKKNWKLCWPFPLDGEFDQEPTSLLPPLDPPKFRRWSCQNCVQETGSESIAKDHGTDMRIGSDSNNNCAQIPPLSDASLLLLDYEQGSISKIVDGERTEAHISVVGIGNEQHPSSSTFDNKEGRHEVSLTAITVNENVLDNYASHEMPRLDSVGPEVDPKRTQERHKDNTEAVHLDSNGSVEVWKSGCESRGGTNLQLHFSNKKLFWNKNLAQASEADHRLSAEENHKESMNASGTCKIVGTVDRVSDATKGQTIINHPLHECDYASSENPEKSSSLNRKKGRKVRVRLLSELGDAKPDCFRTEDSPSNRISNTSGKGTVSQGQVSIQESARVDLGEKNKRKLPEEEEQRCIEKSHPKSLNRKVKTSKRDEETTRSVADSELEEDAVARVSLQADMRSNWNGSENERIPAAGKKKIIKSNDIGACSSLVPPKDIVPIEALDKVGNSSKGNATTSASYSPAYDASTGRGMDQIALPAPKAGRKSGSCKRKGKMPEVDDGLASLFPWLTKCPNTRKDVEFMQTGNPFHRAEDAPAEKGLDLSLNSYLSAQRDDRKSIPQSQDGFPSWSIQKDGTGKLDEFIRKNAEANANLTKLPKAISNAFSGKVGHDDLSSKIFTYSMSIPNEKQNYSPQVEGSCLLQHMDISRARNKEKIFEVPKNSAVPVSRKDSKQRAEKTSQKGAADDIPMEIVEFMAKNHYERNQKVLEAGINARNVPVTDHSYGIGNLRILEETSQKQKPQARKAKDGATARKNVGPSKQKLVDFSTYIPGKDTFRLDQMQCAIGFNAFGQPKKKMSTREQFPAAGYSSCSCAQNCKWNGDMMSDGLSNSSLRPSVPQSKEDAARLWSPALPAQTALTHYNPHKYGAQPSNVDMLSHPPGSLHKGNFRGDYGLKLFNLNAINPEKHSEGVGFETFSRTNAEYSFTSQRNATEPPQSSAGSFDLYSNETIPAMHLLSLMDAGMRSGPPLNIAGNPKFPKRSFDLYSKEYSAADTGGYKVTDTVKHPSSSFCGKNHISEKSLDLFPMNPGGTSTSSYPKGFKRAAVEHRGSGSQNSASKGGVLGKNHGTIPVMQKGIAMLGDSTMFPQHGHNTEYPMLQKLDTHNANGAMRPPRSSPNSLICAINKNPAEFSLPEDGNEYMISGKDLKVGKQRHGFIQVDQNKQPKKKKQTTGKGRAQQ, from the exons ATGGAGAAGGGTCTTCTGATCGACAATAATCATAAGAGGAGCAATCCTATTATTGCCTCCAAGTCGGTGGGATCGTTTGTGAAAATTGATTCAATATCTATAGATCTTCCTGATGCGAATGACAAGAGTAGTAGCCATGCGGGAAACTGCGAGCATTTCACTATATG TGGTTATGTAGCTGAAGTTCGCAAAAAGAATTGGAAGCTATGTTGGCCATTTCCTTTGGATGGTGAGTTTGATCAGGAGCCAACATCCTTGCTTCCTCCTTTGGATCCTCCAAAATTCAGAAGGTGGTCTTGCCAGAATTGCGTGCAGGAAACTGGTTCTGAGAGTATTGCAAAAGATCATGGTACAGACATGCGTATTGGATCTGATTCCAATAACAATTGTGCTCAGATCCCACCCCTCAGTGATGCTTCACTGCTTCTGTTAGATTATGAGCAAGGTTCAATTTCCAAAATTGTTGATGGAGAAAGAACTGAAGCTCATATTTCTGTTGTTGGAATTGGCAACGAGCAACATCCTTCGTCATCTACTTTTGATAATAAAGAAGGGAGGCATGAAGTTTCACTCACTGCCATCACAG TGAATGAGAATGTCTTAGATAATTATGCGAGTCATGAAATGCCGAGACTCGATTCTGTTGGGCCAGAAGTTGACCCAAAAAGGACGCAGGAGAGACATAAAGATAACACAG AAGCAGTACATTTGGATAGCAATGGATCTGTTGAAGTCTGGAAATCAGGATGTGAAAGTCGTGGTGGTACCAACCTTCAACTCCATTtctcaaacaaaaaattattctgGAATAAGAATCTTGCCCAGGCTAGTGAAGCTGATCACCGACTTTCTGCAGAAGAAAATCACAAGGAGTCAATGAATGCCTCTGGGACATGTAAGATAGTCGGGACAGTTGACAGGGTAAGTGATGCTACCAAGGGCCAGACCATCATTAATCATCCTCTGCATGAGTGTGATTATGCATCATCTGAAAATCCTGAGAAGTCAAGTAGTTTGAATCGCAAGAAAGGTCGGAAGGTTCGTGTGCGTCTGCTGAGTGAGTTGGGTGATGCAAAGCCTGATTGCTTCAGGACAGAAGATTCTCCATCCAACAGAATTAGTAATACATCTGGGAAAGGAACTGTTTCCCAAGGCCAGGTGTCTATCCAAGAAAGTGCTAGAGTGGATCTTGGtgagaaaaacaaaaggaaattgCCTGAGGAAGAGGAACAGAGATGCATAGAGAAGAGCCATCCTAAAAGTTTGAATAGAAAAGTTAAGACTTCCAAGCGAGATGAAGAAACCACCAGAAGCGTTGCAGATTCTGAGTTAGAAGAAGATGCAGTTGCCAGAGTATCTTTGCAGGCAGATATGAGGAGCAACTGGAATGGATCCGAAAATGAAAGAATCCCGGCTGCTGGTAAgaagaaaattataaaatccAATGATATTGGCGCATGTTCATCCTTAGTCCCACCCAAAGATATTGTGCCAATAGAAGCCCTAGACAAAGTTGGAAATTCAAGTAAGGGTAATGCTACTACAAGTGCTTCTTATAGTCCAGCGTATGATGCATCCACAGGTAGAGGGATGGATCAAATTGCTTTGCCTGCCCCAAAAGCAGGTAGAAAGTCCGGTTCCTGTAAGCGGAAAGGCAAGATGCCGGAAGTTGATGATGGACTGGCTTCTCTATTTCCTTGGCTCACGAAATGCCCAAATACAAGGAAAGATGTAGAGTTCATGCAAACTGGGAATCCATTTCACCGGGCAGAAGATGCACCCGCTGAAAAAGGGTTGGATCTTTCTCTTAACAGCTATTTGTCTGCACAAAGAGATGACAGGAAGTCTATTCCTCAGTCTCAAGATGGATTTCCTTCCTGGTCAATTCAGAAAGATGGAACCGGCAAACTAGATGAGTTTATTAGGAAAAATGCGGAAGCCAACGCAAATCTGACCAAACTTCCTAAAGCCATTTCAAATGCATTTTCTGGGAAAGTGGGACATGATGATTTGAGTAGTAAAATTTTCACCTACAGCATGTCTATCCCGAATGAGAAGCAAAACTATAGCCCCCAGGTTGAAGGGAGCTGTTTGTTGCAGCATATG GATATTTCTCGTGCAAGAAACAAGGAGAAAATCTTTGAGGTTCCGAAAAATTCAGCTGTGCCTGTTAGTAGGAAAGATAGCAAGCAAAGAGCTGAAAAGACGTCTCAGAAGGGCGCTGCAGATGACATACCGATGGAAATTGTTGAATTCATGGCGAAAAACCATTATGAGAGAAATCAGAAAGTTTTGGAAGCAGGCATTAATGCAAGGAATGTTCCGGTGACGGATCATAGTTATGGCATTGGGAACTTAAGAATATTAGAGGAAACCAGTCAGAAGCAAAAACCTCAGGCAAGAAAGGCAAAAGATGGTGCAACCGCAAGAAAAAATGTGGGACCTTCCAAACAGAAGTTAGTTGACTTTTCTACTTATATCCCCGGAAAAGACACATTCCGTCTCGATCAAATGCAATGCGCTATAGGGTTTAATGCATTTGGTCAACCTAAAAAgaagatgagtactcgagagcaatttCCTGCTGCTGGTTACAGCAGCTGTAGTTGTGCTCAAAATTGCAAATGGAATGGAGATATGATGAGCGATGGGTTGTCAAATTCTAGCTTGCGTCCGTCTGTTCCACAATCAAAGGAAGACGCAGCTCGCCTATGGTCACCTGCGTTGCCAGCTCAAACTGCCTTAACACACTACAATCCTCATAAGTATGGAGCTCAGCCTTCCAATGTTGATATGCTTTCTCACCCTCCTGGCTCGCTGCATAAGGGAAATTTCCGTGGGGATTATGGCctgaaattatttaatttaaatgctATCAACCCGGAAAAGCATAGTGAAGGTGTTGGTTTTGAAACTTTCAGCAGAACAAATGCAGAGTACTCATTCACTAGTCAACGTAATGCGACTGAGCCTCCTCAGAGTTCAGCGGGTTCTTTTGATCTATATTCTAATGAAACCATACCAGCAATGCATTTGCTCAGCCTCATGGATGCAGGTATGCGGTCAGGTCCACCCTTGAACATTGCTGGAAACCCAAAATTTCCCAAGAGGTCCTTTGATCTTTACTCTAAGGAGTATTCTGCAGCGGATACTGGTGGTTATAAGGTTACTGATACTGTCAAGCATCCATCATCCAGTTTTTGCGGCAAAAATCACATTTCTGAGAAGTCTCTTGACCTTTTTCCTATGAATCCGGGTGGTACATCTACCTCTTCTTATCCTAAAGGATTCAAAAGGGCTGCCGTAGAGCATAGAGGCTCTGGATCCCAGAATTCTGCATCCAAAGGTGGTGTCTTGGGCAAAAATCATGGAACTATCCCTGTTATGCAGAAAGGGATTGCTATGCTGGGTGATTCTACGATGTTTCCCCAGCACGGCCACAACACTGAATATCCAATGCTGCAGAAATTGGATACTCATAATGCTAATGGGGCCATGAGGCCTCCAAGGAGCAGTCCCAATTCTTTAATCTGCGCTATAAACAAAAACCCAGCTGAGTTTAGCTTGCCAGAAGATGGGAATGAGTACATGATTAGTGGGAAAGACTTAAAAGTTGGGAAGCAGAGGCATGGCTTCATACAAGTAGATCAGAACAAGCagccgaagaagaagaaacagacTACAGGAAAGGGACGTGCACAACAATGA
- the LOC137743492 gene encoding protein EMBRYONIC FLOWER 1 isoform X3, with product MEKGLLIDNNHKRSNPIIASKSVGSFVKIDSISIDLPDANDKSSSHAGNCEHFTICGYVAEVRKKNWKLCWPFPLDGEFDQEPTSLLPPLDPPKFRRWSCQNCVQETGSESIAKDHGTDMRIGSDSNNNCAQIPPLSDASLLLLDYEQGSISKIVDGERTEAHISVVGIGNEQHPSSSTFDNKEGRHEVSLTAITEAVHLDSNGSVEVWKSGCESRGGTNLQLHFSNKKLFWNKNLAQASEADHRLSAEENHKESMNASGTCKIVGTVDRVSDATKGQTIINHPLHECDYASSENPEKSSSLNRKKGRKVRVRLLSELGDAKPDCFRTEDSPSNRISNTSGKGTVSQGQVSIQESARVDLGEKNKRKLPEEEEQRCIEKSHPKSLNRKVKTSKRDEETTRSVADSELEEDAVARVSLQADMRSNWNGSENERIPAAGKKKIIKSNDIGACSSLVPPKDIVPIEALDKVGNSSKGNATTSASYSPAYDASTGRGMDQIALPAPKAGRKSGSCKRKGKMPEVDDGLASLFPWLTKCPNTRKDVEFMQTGNPFHRAEDAPAEKGLDLSLNSYLSAQRDDRKSIPQSQDGFPSWSIQKDGTGKLDEFIRKNAEANANLTKLPKAISNAFSGKVGHDDLSSKIFTYSMSIPNEKQNYSPQVEGSCLLQHMDISRARNKEKIFEVPKNSAVPVSRKDSKQRAEKTSQKGAADDIPMEIVEFMAKNHYERNQKVLEAGINARNVPVTDHSYGIGNLRILEETSQKQKPQARKAKDGATARKNVGPSKQKLVDFSTYIPGKDTFRLDQMQCAIGFNAFGQPKKKMSTREQFPAAGYSSCSCAQNCKWNGDMMSDGLSNSSLRPSVPQSKEDAARLWSPALPAQTALTHYNPHKYGAQPSNVDMLSHPPGSLHKGNFRGDYGLKLFNLNAINPEKHSEGVGFETFSRTNAEYSFTSQRNATEPPQSSAGSFDLYSNETIPAMHLLSLMDAGMRSGPPLNIAGNPKFPKRSFDLYSKEYSAADTGGYKVTDTVKHPSSSFCGKNHISEKSLDLFPMNPGGTSTSSYPKGFKRAAVEHRGSGSQNSASKGGVLGKNHGTIPVMQKGIAMLGDSTMFPQHGHNTEYPMLQKLDTHNANGAMRPPRSSPNSLICAINKNPAEFSLPEDGNEYMISGKDLKVGKQRHGFIQVDQNKQPKKKKQTTGKGRAQQ from the exons ATGGAGAAGGGTCTTCTGATCGACAATAATCATAAGAGGAGCAATCCTATTATTGCCTCCAAGTCGGTGGGATCGTTTGTGAAAATTGATTCAATATCTATAGATCTTCCTGATGCGAATGACAAGAGTAGTAGCCATGCGGGAAACTGCGAGCATTTCACTATATG TGGTTATGTAGCTGAAGTTCGCAAAAAGAATTGGAAGCTATGTTGGCCATTTCCTTTGGATGGTGAGTTTGATCAGGAGCCAACATCCTTGCTTCCTCCTTTGGATCCTCCAAAATTCAGAAGGTGGTCTTGCCAGAATTGCGTGCAGGAAACTGGTTCTGAGAGTATTGCAAAAGATCATGGTACAGACATGCGTATTGGATCTGATTCCAATAACAATTGTGCTCAGATCCCACCCCTCAGTGATGCTTCACTGCTTCTGTTAGATTATGAGCAAGGTTCAATTTCCAAAATTGTTGATGGAGAAAGAACTGAAGCTCATATTTCTGTTGTTGGAATTGGCAACGAGCAACATCCTTCGTCATCTACTTTTGATAATAAAGAAGGGAGGCATGAAGTTTCACTCACTGCCATCACAG AAGCAGTACATTTGGATAGCAATGGATCTGTTGAAGTCTGGAAATCAGGATGTGAAAGTCGTGGTGGTACCAACCTTCAACTCCATTtctcaaacaaaaaattattctgGAATAAGAATCTTGCCCAGGCTAGTGAAGCTGATCACCGACTTTCTGCAGAAGAAAATCACAAGGAGTCAATGAATGCCTCTGGGACATGTAAGATAGTCGGGACAGTTGACAGGGTAAGTGATGCTACCAAGGGCCAGACCATCATTAATCATCCTCTGCATGAGTGTGATTATGCATCATCTGAAAATCCTGAGAAGTCAAGTAGTTTGAATCGCAAGAAAGGTCGGAAGGTTCGTGTGCGTCTGCTGAGTGAGTTGGGTGATGCAAAGCCTGATTGCTTCAGGACAGAAGATTCTCCATCCAACAGAATTAGTAATACATCTGGGAAAGGAACTGTTTCCCAAGGCCAGGTGTCTATCCAAGAAAGTGCTAGAGTGGATCTTGGtgagaaaaacaaaaggaaattgCCTGAGGAAGAGGAACAGAGATGCATAGAGAAGAGCCATCCTAAAAGTTTGAATAGAAAAGTTAAGACTTCCAAGCGAGATGAAGAAACCACCAGAAGCGTTGCAGATTCTGAGTTAGAAGAAGATGCAGTTGCCAGAGTATCTTTGCAGGCAGATATGAGGAGCAACTGGAATGGATCCGAAAATGAAAGAATCCCGGCTGCTGGTAAgaagaaaattataaaatccAATGATATTGGCGCATGTTCATCCTTAGTCCCACCCAAAGATATTGTGCCAATAGAAGCCCTAGACAAAGTTGGAAATTCAAGTAAGGGTAATGCTACTACAAGTGCTTCTTATAGTCCAGCGTATGATGCATCCACAGGTAGAGGGATGGATCAAATTGCTTTGCCTGCCCCAAAAGCAGGTAGAAAGTCCGGTTCCTGTAAGCGGAAAGGCAAGATGCCGGAAGTTGATGATGGACTGGCTTCTCTATTTCCTTGGCTCACGAAATGCCCAAATACAAGGAAAGATGTAGAGTTCATGCAAACTGGGAATCCATTTCACCGGGCAGAAGATGCACCCGCTGAAAAAGGGTTGGATCTTTCTCTTAACAGCTATTTGTCTGCACAAAGAGATGACAGGAAGTCTATTCCTCAGTCTCAAGATGGATTTCCTTCCTGGTCAATTCAGAAAGATGGAACCGGCAAACTAGATGAGTTTATTAGGAAAAATGCGGAAGCCAACGCAAATCTGACCAAACTTCCTAAAGCCATTTCAAATGCATTTTCTGGGAAAGTGGGACATGATGATTTGAGTAGTAAAATTTTCACCTACAGCATGTCTATCCCGAATGAGAAGCAAAACTATAGCCCCCAGGTTGAAGGGAGCTGTTTGTTGCAGCATATG GATATTTCTCGTGCAAGAAACAAGGAGAAAATCTTTGAGGTTCCGAAAAATTCAGCTGTGCCTGTTAGTAGGAAAGATAGCAAGCAAAGAGCTGAAAAGACGTCTCAGAAGGGCGCTGCAGATGACATACCGATGGAAATTGTTGAATTCATGGCGAAAAACCATTATGAGAGAAATCAGAAAGTTTTGGAAGCAGGCATTAATGCAAGGAATGTTCCGGTGACGGATCATAGTTATGGCATTGGGAACTTAAGAATATTAGAGGAAACCAGTCAGAAGCAAAAACCTCAGGCAAGAAAGGCAAAAGATGGTGCAACCGCAAGAAAAAATGTGGGACCTTCCAAACAGAAGTTAGTTGACTTTTCTACTTATATCCCCGGAAAAGACACATTCCGTCTCGATCAAATGCAATGCGCTATAGGGTTTAATGCATTTGGTCAACCTAAAAAgaagatgagtactcgagagcaatttCCTGCTGCTGGTTACAGCAGCTGTAGTTGTGCTCAAAATTGCAAATGGAATGGAGATATGATGAGCGATGGGTTGTCAAATTCTAGCTTGCGTCCGTCTGTTCCACAATCAAAGGAAGACGCAGCTCGCCTATGGTCACCTGCGTTGCCAGCTCAAACTGCCTTAACACACTACAATCCTCATAAGTATGGAGCTCAGCCTTCCAATGTTGATATGCTTTCTCACCCTCCTGGCTCGCTGCATAAGGGAAATTTCCGTGGGGATTATGGCctgaaattatttaatttaaatgctATCAACCCGGAAAAGCATAGTGAAGGTGTTGGTTTTGAAACTTTCAGCAGAACAAATGCAGAGTACTCATTCACTAGTCAACGTAATGCGACTGAGCCTCCTCAGAGTTCAGCGGGTTCTTTTGATCTATATTCTAATGAAACCATACCAGCAATGCATTTGCTCAGCCTCATGGATGCAGGTATGCGGTCAGGTCCACCCTTGAACATTGCTGGAAACCCAAAATTTCCCAAGAGGTCCTTTGATCTTTACTCTAAGGAGTATTCTGCAGCGGATACTGGTGGTTATAAGGTTACTGATACTGTCAAGCATCCATCATCCAGTTTTTGCGGCAAAAATCACATTTCTGAGAAGTCTCTTGACCTTTTTCCTATGAATCCGGGTGGTACATCTACCTCTTCTTATCCTAAAGGATTCAAAAGGGCTGCCGTAGAGCATAGAGGCTCTGGATCCCAGAATTCTGCATCCAAAGGTGGTGTCTTGGGCAAAAATCATGGAACTATCCCTGTTATGCAGAAAGGGATTGCTATGCTGGGTGATTCTACGATGTTTCCCCAGCACGGCCACAACACTGAATATCCAATGCTGCAGAAATTGGATACTCATAATGCTAATGGGGCCATGAGGCCTCCAAGGAGCAGTCCCAATTCTTTAATCTGCGCTATAAACAAAAACCCAGCTGAGTTTAGCTTGCCAGAAGATGGGAATGAGTACATGATTAGTGGGAAAGACTTAAAAGTTGGGAAGCAGAGGCATGGCTTCATACAAGTAGATCAGAACAAGCagccgaagaagaagaaacagacTACAGGAAAGGGACGTGCACAACAATGA
- the LOC137743492 gene encoding protein EMBRYONIC FLOWER 1 isoform X1, producing the protein MEKGLLIDNNHKRSNPIIASKSVGSFVKIDSISIDLPDANDKSSSHAGNCEHFTICGYVAEVRKKNWKLCWPFPLDGEFDQEPTSLLPPLDPPKFRRWSCQNCVQETGSESIAKDHGTDMRIGSDSNNNCAQIPPLSDASLLLLDYEQGSISKIVDGERTEAHISVVGIGNEQHPSSSTFDNKEGRHEVSLTAITVNENVLDNYASHEMPRLDSVGPEVDPKRTQERHKDNTAEAVHLDSNGSVEVWKSGCESRGGTNLQLHFSNKKLFWNKNLAQASEADHRLSAEENHKESMNASGTCKIVGTVDRVSDATKGQTIINHPLHECDYASSENPEKSSSLNRKKGRKVRVRLLSELGDAKPDCFRTEDSPSNRISNTSGKGTVSQGQVSIQESARVDLGEKNKRKLPEEEEQRCIEKSHPKSLNRKVKTSKRDEETTRSVADSELEEDAVARVSLQADMRSNWNGSENERIPAAGKKKIIKSNDIGACSSLVPPKDIVPIEALDKVGNSSKGNATTSASYSPAYDASTGRGMDQIALPAPKAGRKSGSCKRKGKMPEVDDGLASLFPWLTKCPNTRKDVEFMQTGNPFHRAEDAPAEKGLDLSLNSYLSAQRDDRKSIPQSQDGFPSWSIQKDGTGKLDEFIRKNAEANANLTKLPKAISNAFSGKVGHDDLSSKIFTYSMSIPNEKQNYSPQVEGSCLLQHMDISRARNKEKIFEVPKNSAVPVSRKDSKQRAEKTSQKGAADDIPMEIVEFMAKNHYERNQKVLEAGINARNVPVTDHSYGIGNLRILEETSQKQKPQARKAKDGATARKNVGPSKQKLVDFSTYIPGKDTFRLDQMQCAIGFNAFGQPKKKMSTREQFPAAGYSSCSCAQNCKWNGDMMSDGLSNSSLRPSVPQSKEDAARLWSPALPAQTALTHYNPHKYGAQPSNVDMLSHPPGSLHKGNFRGDYGLKLFNLNAINPEKHSEGVGFETFSRTNAEYSFTSQRNATEPPQSSAGSFDLYSNETIPAMHLLSLMDAGMRSGPPLNIAGNPKFPKRSFDLYSKEYSAADTGGYKVTDTVKHPSSSFCGKNHISEKSLDLFPMNPGGTSTSSYPKGFKRAAVEHRGSGSQNSASKGGVLGKNHGTIPVMQKGIAMLGDSTMFPQHGHNTEYPMLQKLDTHNANGAMRPPRSSPNSLICAINKNPAEFSLPEDGNEYMISGKDLKVGKQRHGFIQVDQNKQPKKKKQTTGKGRAQQ; encoded by the exons ATGGAGAAGGGTCTTCTGATCGACAATAATCATAAGAGGAGCAATCCTATTATTGCCTCCAAGTCGGTGGGATCGTTTGTGAAAATTGATTCAATATCTATAGATCTTCCTGATGCGAATGACAAGAGTAGTAGCCATGCGGGAAACTGCGAGCATTTCACTATATG TGGTTATGTAGCTGAAGTTCGCAAAAAGAATTGGAAGCTATGTTGGCCATTTCCTTTGGATGGTGAGTTTGATCAGGAGCCAACATCCTTGCTTCCTCCTTTGGATCCTCCAAAATTCAGAAGGTGGTCTTGCCAGAATTGCGTGCAGGAAACTGGTTCTGAGAGTATTGCAAAAGATCATGGTACAGACATGCGTATTGGATCTGATTCCAATAACAATTGTGCTCAGATCCCACCCCTCAGTGATGCTTCACTGCTTCTGTTAGATTATGAGCAAGGTTCAATTTCCAAAATTGTTGATGGAGAAAGAACTGAAGCTCATATTTCTGTTGTTGGAATTGGCAACGAGCAACATCCTTCGTCATCTACTTTTGATAATAAAGAAGGGAGGCATGAAGTTTCACTCACTGCCATCACAG TGAATGAGAATGTCTTAGATAATTATGCGAGTCATGAAATGCCGAGACTCGATTCTGTTGGGCCAGAAGTTGACCCAAAAAGGACGCAGGAGAGACATAAAGATAACACAG CAGAAGCAGTACATTTGGATAGCAATGGATCTGTTGAAGTCTGGAAATCAGGATGTGAAAGTCGTGGTGGTACCAACCTTCAACTCCATTtctcaaacaaaaaattattctgGAATAAGAATCTTGCCCAGGCTAGTGAAGCTGATCACCGACTTTCTGCAGAAGAAAATCACAAGGAGTCAATGAATGCCTCTGGGACATGTAAGATAGTCGGGACAGTTGACAGGGTAAGTGATGCTACCAAGGGCCAGACCATCATTAATCATCCTCTGCATGAGTGTGATTATGCATCATCTGAAAATCCTGAGAAGTCAAGTAGTTTGAATCGCAAGAAAGGTCGGAAGGTTCGTGTGCGTCTGCTGAGTGAGTTGGGTGATGCAAAGCCTGATTGCTTCAGGACAGAAGATTCTCCATCCAACAGAATTAGTAATACATCTGGGAAAGGAACTGTTTCCCAAGGCCAGGTGTCTATCCAAGAAAGTGCTAGAGTGGATCTTGGtgagaaaaacaaaaggaaattgCCTGAGGAAGAGGAACAGAGATGCATAGAGAAGAGCCATCCTAAAAGTTTGAATAGAAAAGTTAAGACTTCCAAGCGAGATGAAGAAACCACCAGAAGCGTTGCAGATTCTGAGTTAGAAGAAGATGCAGTTGCCAGAGTATCTTTGCAGGCAGATATGAGGAGCAACTGGAATGGATCCGAAAATGAAAGAATCCCGGCTGCTGGTAAgaagaaaattataaaatccAATGATATTGGCGCATGTTCATCCTTAGTCCCACCCAAAGATATTGTGCCAATAGAAGCCCTAGACAAAGTTGGAAATTCAAGTAAGGGTAATGCTACTACAAGTGCTTCTTATAGTCCAGCGTATGATGCATCCACAGGTAGAGGGATGGATCAAATTGCTTTGCCTGCCCCAAAAGCAGGTAGAAAGTCCGGTTCCTGTAAGCGGAAAGGCAAGATGCCGGAAGTTGATGATGGACTGGCTTCTCTATTTCCTTGGCTCACGAAATGCCCAAATACAAGGAAAGATGTAGAGTTCATGCAAACTGGGAATCCATTTCACCGGGCAGAAGATGCACCCGCTGAAAAAGGGTTGGATCTTTCTCTTAACAGCTATTTGTCTGCACAAAGAGATGACAGGAAGTCTATTCCTCAGTCTCAAGATGGATTTCCTTCCTGGTCAATTCAGAAAGATGGAACCGGCAAACTAGATGAGTTTATTAGGAAAAATGCGGAAGCCAACGCAAATCTGACCAAACTTCCTAAAGCCATTTCAAATGCATTTTCTGGGAAAGTGGGACATGATGATTTGAGTAGTAAAATTTTCACCTACAGCATGTCTATCCCGAATGAGAAGCAAAACTATAGCCCCCAGGTTGAAGGGAGCTGTTTGTTGCAGCATATG GATATTTCTCGTGCAAGAAACAAGGAGAAAATCTTTGAGGTTCCGAAAAATTCAGCTGTGCCTGTTAGTAGGAAAGATAGCAAGCAAAGAGCTGAAAAGACGTCTCAGAAGGGCGCTGCAGATGACATACCGATGGAAATTGTTGAATTCATGGCGAAAAACCATTATGAGAGAAATCAGAAAGTTTTGGAAGCAGGCATTAATGCAAGGAATGTTCCGGTGACGGATCATAGTTATGGCATTGGGAACTTAAGAATATTAGAGGAAACCAGTCAGAAGCAAAAACCTCAGGCAAGAAAGGCAAAAGATGGTGCAACCGCAAGAAAAAATGTGGGACCTTCCAAACAGAAGTTAGTTGACTTTTCTACTTATATCCCCGGAAAAGACACATTCCGTCTCGATCAAATGCAATGCGCTATAGGGTTTAATGCATTTGGTCAACCTAAAAAgaagatgagtactcgagagcaatttCCTGCTGCTGGTTACAGCAGCTGTAGTTGTGCTCAAAATTGCAAATGGAATGGAGATATGATGAGCGATGGGTTGTCAAATTCTAGCTTGCGTCCGTCTGTTCCACAATCAAAGGAAGACGCAGCTCGCCTATGGTCACCTGCGTTGCCAGCTCAAACTGCCTTAACACACTACAATCCTCATAAGTATGGAGCTCAGCCTTCCAATGTTGATATGCTTTCTCACCCTCCTGGCTCGCTGCATAAGGGAAATTTCCGTGGGGATTATGGCctgaaattatttaatttaaatgctATCAACCCGGAAAAGCATAGTGAAGGTGTTGGTTTTGAAACTTTCAGCAGAACAAATGCAGAGTACTCATTCACTAGTCAACGTAATGCGACTGAGCCTCCTCAGAGTTCAGCGGGTTCTTTTGATCTATATTCTAATGAAACCATACCAGCAATGCATTTGCTCAGCCTCATGGATGCAGGTATGCGGTCAGGTCCACCCTTGAACATTGCTGGAAACCCAAAATTTCCCAAGAGGTCCTTTGATCTTTACTCTAAGGAGTATTCTGCAGCGGATACTGGTGGTTATAAGGTTACTGATACTGTCAAGCATCCATCATCCAGTTTTTGCGGCAAAAATCACATTTCTGAGAAGTCTCTTGACCTTTTTCCTATGAATCCGGGTGGTACATCTACCTCTTCTTATCCTAAAGGATTCAAAAGGGCTGCCGTAGAGCATAGAGGCTCTGGATCCCAGAATTCTGCATCCAAAGGTGGTGTCTTGGGCAAAAATCATGGAACTATCCCTGTTATGCAGAAAGGGATTGCTATGCTGGGTGATTCTACGATGTTTCCCCAGCACGGCCACAACACTGAATATCCAATGCTGCAGAAATTGGATACTCATAATGCTAATGGGGCCATGAGGCCTCCAAGGAGCAGTCCCAATTCTTTAATCTGCGCTATAAACAAAAACCCAGCTGAGTTTAGCTTGCCAGAAGATGGGAATGAGTACATGATTAGTGGGAAAGACTTAAAAGTTGGGAAGCAGAGGCATGGCTTCATACAAGTAGATCAGAACAAGCagccgaagaagaagaaacagacTACAGGAAAGGGACGTGCACAACAATGA